The genomic stretch TACAGTTTGAATGGAGGTAGTATATTGGATAATATTCTTGCACTAATAGTTGGAGCATTACAAATCACAATACTTGATTTGACACTGTGCGCTGATAATATTGGGATAATCGCGCTGGCAACCAAGAACCTGCCGGCTGAATACTCAAAAAAAGCAACTATTTACGGAATCTCCGGGGCAATAGGTCTTAGAATCATTTTTGCCTGCTTTATGACTTTATTACTTACAGTCAGTGCAATCCCGATTAAGCTTATCGGCGGCTTGCTGCTTGTAAAGATTACCTGGGATTTTATCAAACCCTGCAACGACGAGGAAGAATGTTCAAATGTCAAACAAGCCAGCAAATTCTGGGAAGCCGTCGGAATAATTATAATAGCGGATGTAAGCATGAGCTTGGACAACGTACTGGCCATAGCCGGAGCCGCAAACGGCAATATATGGCTTATAGTATTCGGTATTGCTTTAAACATACCGGTGCTTTTCTTCGGCAGCCAATATGTATCAAACCTAATGAAAAAGTATAGGATAGCGATTTATATCGGTGGAGCAGTGCTTGCTCATACGGCATTCAAGATGATTTTTGAAGACAGCATCGTATACTCGCATATACCGCATCTCTTCGGCATAATTTTCCCATGGCTGGCAGCAGCAGCTATTCTCCTATACGGAATTTATGTGGTTAAGAAAACTTCGGCAGTTTATGAATAGTACAAGCCTGGCAGATGCCAGGCTTGTTTTTTTATCTTTCTATTTCCATTCGATCTATGATAAACCTTTTTTCTAAAGATATGCTGTCACAGGCTCCCCCGCATTCAGGACAGGGCATTTCGTCTTTGTAAACAAAAACTAGCCCGCAGCATCGGCACCTTCCAGCTATGTGGCCATACTTTATGTATATCTCTGCATCCTTGGCTGCGGTGCCTTTGAGAATATACTCGAAATAAGCCGAAGTGTTCCCCTTGAACAACATCCCTTTCCCAGCTGCCAGCCAAATCTTGCTGATCCTTTTTGCCTCATTCTGCTTTGCTGTATCCTCTATTACCTTGAGAAAAGCCTCTGTTAAAGGAAACCCTCTCATTTCTGCCCTACCCCCTTTTGTACAAACCTTTGCTATAATATATGCTTGTACATTGGGATCTAGGACAAAAAAAGGTAAAAAAAACCACCCCGAAAGGAGGATGGAAGATGGAGGCCTTTTTTTTCGGGGTGGTCTAGTATTAAATTATTTTACGCAAGCAGCTCCTCTTAAAAGTGCTTCCTTATTTAGTGGAATTACGCTGGCTTTCTTACCACTGAATATTTCAGTAATTATCTCCATTATGGTATCTTCTTTTGCAGCGTTGGAGATAGCGAGATATGCTCCAAGCATAACCATGTTTGCTATTTTACCTGCTCCCATTTCGTTTGCTATATCATTTGCAGGTACATAGTAAACTTTGATATCATTTCTTGAAGCCTTCTGGTCTATCAAAGAGCTGTTAATTAGAAGCGCTCCGCCTGGAATTACATCTCCTTCAAACTTATCCAATGAAGGTCTGTTCATAACTATAGCCGCTGTTGCTTCAGTGACTATTGGTGCTCCAACCGGTTCTTCAGATATAATTACGTTGCAGTTTGCAGTACCGCCACGCATTTCTGGACCGTAAGAGGGCAGCCATGACACATTCCTTCCTTCTTTTAGGGCTGCTTCGGCAAGTATTTTGCCCATAGCCATAACCCCTTGTCCTCCAAAGCCTGCCATTATAATTTCATGTGTCATTATTTCACCTCCTCAGTATTTCTGAAGTTTCCAAGTGGAAAATATGGTATCATATTTTCTTCAAGCCATTTCAATGACTCCACAGGAGTCTTACCCCAGTTTGTCGGGCAAGTGGATAGTACTTCAACAAGTGTGAAGCCCTTGCCTTCCATCTGTGCCTGAAAAGCCTTCTTTATGGCCTTCTTCGCCTGTATTATATGCTTTACATCATGTACTGAAACTCTTTCTACAAATACAGCCTTAGGAATAGTTGCAAGCATTTCGCTTACCCTCAAAGGAAGTCCTGCATGGTCTTCAACTCTTCCGTAAGGTGCAGTTGTAGCTTTCTGTCCTATAAGAGTTGTAGGAGCCATCTGTCCGCCTGTCATGCCGTATATTGCATTGTTTACAAATATTGTTGTTATCTTTTCACCTCTCATAGCTGCGTGGACTATCTCAGCGGCACCTATTGATGCCAAGTCCCCGTCGCCCTGATAAGTAAATACTGCAGCTTTCGGGTTTACCCTCTTTATGCCTGTTGCAGCAGCCGGTGCTCTTCCGTGAGCTGCTTCCTGCATATCACAGTTGAAATAATCATATGCGAAAACAGCACATCCTACTGGAGCTACACCAATAGTTTTTTCAACAAGATTAAGTTCTTCAAGCACTTCTGCTACAAGTCTGTGTATTATACCATGAGTGCAGCCTGGACAATAATGAAAAGGCTTGTCAGTCAGTGCCTTAGTTTTTTCAAATACAACTGCCATTATTTTGCACCTCCTAGAATCTTCTTGGCTTCCTCAACAATAGCCTTAGGAGTCGGAATCATACCGCCTGTTCTTCCATAGAAATGTACAGGTTTCTTTCCGTTTACAGCCAACCTTACATCTTCAACCATCTGTCCCATACTCATCTCTACAGTCAGGAAGGCTTTTACGCTGGCTTGCTCCGCTGCTTCCGCAATGGCTTTCTGAGGATATGGCCAGAGTGTTATAGGCCTTATTATTCCAGCCTTTATTCCATCTTTAGCAAGTGCATTTATTGCATTCTTAACTATTCTTGATGTTGTTCCATATGCAACGAAAACGATTTCTGCGCCTTCCATGTTGTAGGTCTCTACCTTTGTTTCATTTTTTTCTATTTCGCTATATTTTTCAAACAACTTGAAGTTGTGCTTTTCACATTCAGCTGGATCTATGAACAGTGAATTTATAACGTTGCCACTTCTTTCTCCCTTTGTACCCACTGTGGCCCATGGCTTTCCAGGTAGTTTTCTCTTTTTTACTTCAGTAAATTCTACCGGTTCCATCATCTGCCCTATCATACCATCTCCAAGAATCATTACCGGATTCCTGTACTGATCCGCTATGTCAAAAGCTTCCTGAACCAAGTCAACTGCTTCCTGCACAGATGCCGGTGCCAGTACGACCAATCTGTAATCGCCATGTCCACCGCCCTTGCAAGCCTGGAAATAGTCTGACTGAGCAGGTTGTATCCCACCTAGACCTGGGCCTCCTCTTACTATATTAACTATTACGCAAGGCAGCTCAGCGCCCGCAATATATGTTATTCCTTCCTGCTTCAAGCTTATTCCTGGGCTTGATGAGGATGTCATTACTCTCGCACCGCTGCCTGCTGCTCCATAAACCATGTTGATTGCTGCTACTTCAGACTCTGCCTGAAGGAAGCATCCGCCATCAATCTGAGGCATTTTCATTGCCATGTATTCAGGTATCTCATTCTGTGGTGTAATAGGATAACCGAAGAAAAATCTACAGCCCGCCTTAATAGCAGCTTCAGCTATAGCTTCGTTGCCCTTCCATAATTCCTTAGCCATTTAAGCTTATACCTCCCTTTTTATCTCTCTACTCTTATTACAACGTCTGGACATATTCTTGCGCACGATGCACAGCCTGTACATTTATCCATTTCCTTTACGGTAGCCACATGATAGCCCTTGACATTAATCCTATCCTTGTCCATCACAACTATCTTAGCAGGACATACTGTGGTGCAAAGTTCACAACCTTTGCATCTGTTCTCATCAAAAGTTACCTTACCCATTACTTAACCTCCTTCTAGATTTATATTTAGTCCTCCCAAGGCTTCTTCATGTAAATATCTATGGGGAACAACTCACCCTGGAGTCCTTTTGGCAGCATATCAACAAACTTTTTTTCAACAACCAC from Clostridia bacterium encodes the following:
- a CDS encoding 3-methyl-2-oxobutanoate dehydrogenase subunit VorB, which translates into the protein MAKELWKGNEAIAEAAIKAGCRFFFGYPITPQNEIPEYMAMKMPQIDGGCFLQAESEVAAINMVYGAAGSGARVMTSSSSPGISLKQEGITYIAGAELPCVIVNIVRGGPGLGGIQPAQSDYFQACKGGGHGDYRLVVLAPASVQEAVDLVQEAFDIADQYRNPVMILGDGMIGQMMEPVEFTEVKKRKLPGKPWATVGTKGERSGNVINSLFIDPAECEKHNFKLFEKYSEIEKNETKVETYNMEGAEIVFVAYGTTSRIVKNAINALAKDGIKAGIIRPITLWPYPQKAIAEAAEQASVKAFLTVEMSMGQMVEDVRLAVNGKKPVHFYGRTGGMIPTPKAIVEEAKKILGGAK
- a CDS encoding TerC family protein; its protein translation is MDNILALIVGALQITILDLTLCADNIGIIALATKNLPAEYSKKATIYGISGAIGLRIIFACFMTLLLTVSAIPIKLIGGLLLVKITWDFIKPCNDEEECSNVKQASKFWEAVGIIIIADVSMSLDNVLAIAGAANGNIWLIVFGIALNIPVLFFGSQYVSNLMKKYRIAIYIGGAVLAHTAFKMIFEDSIVYSHIPHLFGIIFPWLAAAAILLYGIYVVKKTSAVYE
- a CDS encoding thiamine pyrophosphate-dependent enzyme, with the translated sequence MAVVFEKTKALTDKPFHYCPGCTHGIIHRLVAEVLEELNLVEKTIGVAPVGCAVFAYDYFNCDMQEAAHGRAPAAATGIKRVNPKAAVFTYQGDGDLASIGAAEIVHAAMRGEKITTIFVNNAIYGMTGGQMAPTTLIGQKATTAPYGRVEDHAGLPLRVSEMLATIPKAVFVERVSVHDVKHIIQAKKAIKKAFQAQMEGKGFTLVEVLSTCPTNWGKTPVESLKWLEENMIPYFPLGNFRNTEEVK
- a CDS encoding 2-oxoacid:acceptor oxidoreductase family protein, with the translated sequence MTHEIIMAGFGGQGVMAMGKILAEAALKEGRNVSWLPSYGPEMRGGTANCNVIISEEPVGAPIVTEATAAIVMNRPSLDKFEGDVIPGGALLINSSLIDQKASRNDIKVYYVPANDIANEMGAGKIANMVMLGAYLAISNAAKEDTIMEIITEIFSGKKASVIPLNKEALLRGAACVK
- a CDS encoding 4Fe-4S dicluster domain-containing protein encodes the protein MGKVTFDENRCKGCELCTTVCPAKIVVMDKDRINVKGYHVATVKEMDKCTGCASCARICPDVVIRVER
- a CDS encoding hydrogenase/urease maturation nickel metallochaperone HypA; amino-acid sequence: MRGFPLTEAFLKVIEDTAKQNEAKRISKIWLAAGKGMLFKGNTSAYFEYILKGTAAKDAEIYIKYGHIAGRCRCCGLVFVYKDEMPCPECGGACDSISLEKRFIIDRMEIER